From the genome of Nicotiana tabacum cultivar K326 chromosome 17, ASM71507v2, whole genome shotgun sequence:
agggagtttttttcttcttcttctttttttcccaaTTAATCCAATGTTCTGTTGACGACCGCCACGTGTACACTCTCTTtcatcaacggccaagatcttgCTGATTATAATCGTACGGCCAAGATATTTTACAATATTTATACCCACAAACTTCTAAAACCCTACTACTGAGTACCGAGTACTGACTGAGCTCGGGTTTAAGGAAAAGTTTTCATCAACACAACAAAGGTACGTTTTTTCTTCTGCAAATTCTTCCTGTATATCTGTCTCCCGTTACATAGATTGTTATtatttcaatttgtttcatttgtTGCCACAGTTGTTTAGTTTTAGTCAAAAGGTTAGGGTTTTAGCCATTTCCATTCTGTTTCTTGAATACCAGTACTAGTTTACTACAATAAgtcttggttttggattttttcactttttataTGATCTTTTTAACTAGTTATGCCTGCTCCTCCCGGTACAAAATTGTTATTTTAGATATCAATAGTGAGCACATTTGGATGCCGATTGTtgctaattaaaaaaataaactcatctttttaattgttttgttGGTGGGGTTGGTGGATTTTTTGAATGCTAGAACGATTAGTTCATGACCCGTCTATTTTAGTGATTTCCTGCTTTTAGTTATATGAAAAATGTGGAATAATTTCTATGTGCTCCCTTCACGCTATTTTATATGATTTTGTTTGACTGAACATGTTAATTTGCGCTAGTTATGATATTCTTGCAAGTGGAAGAACATTTAGAAATAATGCTTGGAAAGTTAATTTTAATGTGTTTGGTATTAGAATGAATTTGGATTCTTGAAGTTGTATTGAATAATATTGTTAACGGGATGGATCACATATTTTGGGATGTTCCAAAATGGAAAGACTGTCGTATAAATTGGGACGAAAGGAATATGAACTTAGAGAAAAGTAACGATCCGTTCTTTTTCTTTTATGCACTGGTTCATAATATCTAGTGCCTTTCAGCAGTTTATGGTGGAAATGGAATTGATTCTATGACCAAAAATTTCTTCTGTATCTAACATCTTAATGTTTATTTTAATGTTGATGTTTAATAGTGACTCTTGGCGTTCTGTTCTTTTCATAGGTCTAAAGATGGCTTTTATCAATAGAATTGGAAATATGCTTAAACAGAGTGTAAGCAGACATGCGAACTTGGAACTGCGTGCCTCAAGAACATCACTTTACCAGGCTATAAGAAGCATGTCTTCTTCAAAGCTTTTTGTTGGAGGTAAAAGGATTTTGTTCCCCGTTGTACGAAGTAGCTATGTTATTTTTGTTGCTCTATAATTGTCAACTATTGACTGCAGGTCTCTCATGGGGCACTGATGAAACCTCTCTGAAAGAGGCATTCTCACAACATGGTGAAGTGATTGAAGGTATTTGTCTTGTGAATTTACCTCTGTTACTGTAAAATTTTACAGTGGACTCCATAAGTGTGGTTCACAGAGCCTATGAAATTAATTTTTGTTCTGAACAAATTAGAATATATATCACTGAAATTGATGAAAGGATAAAATCTGTGGTTCGTGCAGCTAGAATTATTATGGATCGTGACACAGGAAGATCCAGAGGATTTGGCTTTGTTAGTTTTACGTCAACTGAAGAAGCAGCAAGTGCATTGACTGCCTTGGATGGCCAGGTAATTATGTCCAGGTTTCTTTCTGAACTGCTGGTGAGAGTTATTCTCGAAGAATGACAAACGCCTTCAGCTTTTTTATTTACCTTCACTTTTTGGTGCCTTTCTTTCATATTGTCACCAAATTGCTTTTGTCTATTTCTTCAGTCAAATGAGATGAATTTTTTCGAACTAGCTTTTTGAGACCAGGATCAGGTGATATTTATTTAACTTTTCAGGATCTCCATGGGAGACAGATAAGGGTTAATTATGCCACAGAAAGGCCTCGTGGCAGTTTTGGGGGTGGTTATGGTAGCGGTGGTGGATATGGTGGGGGAGATGGAAGTTTTGCAGGTGCTGGAGGTTATGCATCCAGCAATTATGGAGGTGGTGGTAACTACGGTACCAACAACAGTTATCCTGCAGGTGGTGGCAACTATGGTGGAGGAGTGGGGTATGGTAGTGGTGAAGGTGACAACGATGCTGGAGGTGTCGGACAAGGCAGTTTTGGCGGTGGATATGGTGGTGGGAATACTGGAAATTACAACGCTAGTTTCACACCGGGTATGGTGGACAATGGTGTGGAAGAACAGCTTAGTGCAGACCAAGGGACTGAATCTGTAAACGGTGATTTCACAGCGGGTGCAGAAGGAAGTTACAGGGATGACGATGATGAGCCAAATGGCTATGCCAACTCCAGGGGTTCATAATATGTCTTATCTTGCCATTGAGGCAACAAAAGTATATTATATTTCCAGCAGGGTTGCTACTGATAGCTTAGTTTATCTAGTTTTATGTATGTGTAGGATTAAACTCTAGCCTTTTTTAccatctctcttctttctttttaaacGGTGTTCATTTTAATGGAGCTCTCCCAAGTACCGATTTTAAGCATTGTGCAGTGCTAATCGTTTGCTACTCTTTAGTTTCTTTAGACATTTGGGCGTGTACTCGAACTGAAATTTGAACAAGAAATAGGTATTGTAATGTTAAATTGATTAGATCCTATAATTATTTAGTGTAAATGTTTTACTTTACAGTCGGTAGAGTTAAACACATACTTGGATCTTCAAGTTGTTTTTATTCTAACTTTTACGTTGATAAAGTTCTATAAACACTCATAACTTGCTGATTACCTGCGAGTTTCAATGGCTGCTTATTGTTACTAAATACACAGATAATTAGTTCAACGAAACGGGTACCATTTCTTTGTTTCGGTGAGATAAATTCCTTCAAATTTTCAGACTGAAACTACAAGCAACAGCATCAAAGAATTTCTGGTTACTTCCTGGAGGAAAGGATAATGGAAATACAAGGCTTTGTCCACAAATACATAGTCCTCAATACTACAGAACcttctcttttttcctcttttccccCTTGAAGTTGCCCCCCTCCCCGTCTTTttcttttgggggggggggggggagagatgGGTACATATTAAATATTTCACAGTAAACATGATCCTCAGCCAAGGAAAATCCACCAGCCAGTTCCAGGTCCATTGAAAACGACCATTCATTTTCCAGTTAACATTCAGCTGTTGCCAAAATTTTCAAGAGAAGTGCGTTGTTGCCAAAATTTTCAAGAGAAGTGCAATGATCATTATTAAACAGCCCAAAATGGTTTCGGAGCTGCTACCACATTTGAGCTGCTTTTCAAAGGTCTGTCAATTGCTTCATCAGTGTCATCGTCGTCGTCATCATCCCCATATTCCATTAGCTGGACTAAAGTATCTGAGATGCACAAATTGTATCAAACCATTAAATAATCGGCATGGAGTAGCGGGCAGGGCAGGGTGAGGGGGTGAGGATAGTAGTCAAGGGTGGAGGGAGGGGAGGAAAAAATCAGCgtgaaatgctacttatgaaacTTGTTTTCCCTACTCCCACCAGGGAAGTCATTTTTCTGATATTTTTTTCTAGAGACCAACCAGacatgaaaaaattggaaaacattgtcTCCCTTCATACCACGTCCTTAGTAACAAGAAATGCAAGAAAAGGAAGGGGGTGATGAAGGTCTGTAGGTCTCACTAATATACAAGCCAAGCAAGAGTTAtttaaataacaacaacaacaacaacccagtataattccactagtggggtctggggagggtagtgtgtacgcagaccttatccctaccctgggtagggaggctgtttccgatagaccctccctcggctccctccctccaagaactccccaccttgctcttggggtgactcgaactcacaacctcttggatggaagtggagggtgcttaccactagagcaacccactcttgtctaaCAAGAGTTATTTAAATCTTGAGACCAAAAAGCTAGAGTACTGGCAAATACCTGGAACAATTTTACATGGTGTTCTATGAGCTACATTGTTAGCATGCACTTTCTCTGTTGATGAATGAAActttggtggtggtggtggtgaagGCATCGTTCTAGGAGGTGGAGGTGCCATCGGACTGGATAATGGCTGAACCAACTTTTTCGGAGCCGCTCCAATGTTGTATCTATCACCTGCGTCTGACATTCGTTTCTGAGGCGTTGGGAGCTCTGAACCCTGCAATGAATTCTGACAACCAAAGGGGGAGATGGAGTCCATCCATAAAACTTATCAATTCAAGGAAAGGGAGGTAAAAGTTTTGAGTTTTTCGAAAACATACTTGAACATTCTTTTACTTGTATAGTAGCAGGCAAGTGAAGTTTAAAATAAATGTGTGATCCTAAGAATTATTGATTTCAACTTGAATAACTTGGAAGCGTGGGATATGCAACTTGACTTTTCTTCTATCACTTGCTACGAGGAGCTTAGATCATTATGTGTGGAAAATCAAAAAATTGCAGATGCCCAAAACAAAAACATTTTCAGAGTGAAGTAGAAATTGTTTGAAAGCCTCCCGTGCAGAATGTAATGTGACCTCAGTCTTATTACCCTTTGAATAGTTGAAGCATTATTGGATTACGCATGTGCATTTCAAATTAGTGTATGAACAATTGACAGAATGCCAAAACCAGAAGGGGTATGGTCTCTATGCATCGGAACCATAAAAAAGAACTGAAATAGCATGCAGCAACCCATGCCTCCTCCATATCCCAGAATCCTGTGAAACATACAAAGGTCCAACAGAGTTCCACTATCAGCCTGTTAGCTTCATACAAGGTCAGAGAAATTACCTGGAATATCAAGTAGAAAAGGTTAGACCAGAAATAAATATATGCATTTTATCTGAAAAATGTAAGGAAATTTGAGGAATTTCAGATGCTCAATTTGGAACAGCAATGTAATACAAATTTAAAGTGAGAACCAAGGAAGTCCCGTTcttt
Proteins encoded in this window:
- the LOC107818798 gene encoding uncharacterized protein LOC107818798 produces the protein MAFINRIGNMLKQSVSRHANLELRASRTSLYQAIRSMSSSKLFVGGLSWGTDETSLKEAFSQHGEVIEARIIMDRDTGRSRGFGFVSFTSTEEAASALTALDGQDLHGRQIRVNYATERPRGSFGGGYGSGGGYGGGDGSFAGAGGYASSNYGGGGNYGTNNSYPAGGGNYGGGVGYGSGEGDNDAGGVGQGSFGGGYGGGNTGNYNASFTPGMVDNGVEEQLSADQGTESVNGDFTAGAEGSYRDDDDEPNGYANSRGS